One stretch of Priestia megaterium DNA includes these proteins:
- the rlmD gene encoding 23S rRNA (uracil(1939)-C(5))-methyltransferase RlmD — protein MEKLKPPVEKNEYIDVAFEDLTHDGAGVAKVNGFPIFVQNALPGESGQVKVINVKKGYAFGKLIKHHTISKQRVEAPCPVYKQCGGCQLQHVSYEGQLQFKQKQVKDVMTRIGHLPDVPVHSTLGMNDPWRYRNKAQVPVAEREGGLVAGFYQQRSHDIINMDACLIQQQANDDVVQAVKSICEKHGVSAYQEQKHKGSLRHIMARYGLVTGEIMVVIVTRTAELPNKKRIIEDIIEAVPNVKSIVQNVNNKRTNVILGNQTNVLWGEEYIYDYIGDVKFAISAKSFYQVNPEQTKVLYDKALEYANLTGEETVIDAYCGIGTISLFLAQKAKKVYGVEIVPEAIEDAKRNAELNGIHNAEFEVGEAEVVIPNWYKQGIKADVIVVDPPRKGCDEALLNTIIDMKPKKVVYVSCGPATLARDLAILEKGGYKTVEVQPVDMFPHTTHVENVAVLKLK, from the coding sequence ATGGAAAAATTAAAACCACCTGTAGAAAAAAATGAATATATAGATGTTGCGTTTGAAGATTTAACGCATGACGGAGCGGGTGTAGCGAAAGTGAACGGATTTCCTATTTTCGTTCAAAATGCGCTGCCCGGCGAAAGCGGCCAAGTAAAAGTCATTAATGTAAAAAAAGGCTATGCGTTTGGCAAGCTTATCAAGCACCATACAATTAGTAAACAGCGTGTAGAAGCACCCTGTCCGGTCTACAAGCAGTGCGGAGGCTGTCAGCTGCAGCATGTAAGCTATGAAGGACAGCTGCAATTTAAACAAAAGCAAGTAAAAGACGTCATGACGCGAATTGGTCATTTACCTGACGTTCCGGTACATTCGACGCTAGGGATGAACGATCCTTGGCGCTATCGAAACAAAGCTCAAGTTCCCGTAGCAGAACGAGAAGGCGGTTTGGTCGCTGGGTTTTATCAGCAGCGAAGCCACGACATCATTAACATGGATGCCTGTTTGATTCAGCAGCAGGCAAATGATGATGTTGTTCAAGCTGTCAAATCAATCTGTGAAAAGCATGGGGTTTCTGCTTACCAGGAACAAAAGCATAAAGGCTCGCTTCGTCATATCATGGCGCGCTACGGACTTGTAACGGGTGAAATCATGGTTGTAATTGTGACTCGTACAGCTGAGCTGCCAAACAAAAAGCGTATTATAGAAGACATTATCGAAGCCGTGCCGAACGTGAAATCAATTGTTCAAAACGTCAACAATAAGCGCACTAACGTCATTTTAGGGAACCAGACGAACGTACTTTGGGGAGAAGAATATATTTACGACTATATCGGCGACGTTAAATTTGCCATTTCAGCAAAATCATTCTACCAAGTAAACCCTGAGCAAACGAAAGTGCTTTATGACAAAGCGCTTGAGTATGCAAACTTAACAGGAGAAGAAACGGTAATTGACGCCTACTGTGGAATCGGAACAATCTCGTTATTTCTCGCTCAAAAAGCGAAAAAAGTATATGGCGTTGAAATCGTGCCTGAAGCGATTGAAGATGCAAAGCGCAACGCTGAGCTAAACGGTATTCACAACGCTGAATTTGAAGTAGGCGAAGCAGAAGTCGTCATTCCAAACTGGTACAAACAAGGCATCAAAGCGGACGTCATCGTCGTAGACCCGCCGCGAAAAGGATGCGACGAAGCCCTTTTGAATACCATCATCGACATGAAGCCAAAAAAAGTGGTCTACGTTTCATGTGGACCAGCAACTCTTGCGCGTGATTTAGCTATTTTAGAAAAAGGCGGATATAAGACGGTTGAAGTTCAGCCTGTTGATATGTTTCCGCATACGACGCATGTGGAGAATGTGGCGGTATTAAAATTAAAATAA
- a CDS encoding YitT family protein, giving the protein MYRAIAIIAGSVLIGFAYNWFLIPHKVLSSGISGIAMIIGILTPASTGTMNFLLNLPLLIIGFMKLGKRFVLHTLLSVVALSIALYVIPLRAVSTDPILSAVFGGVLTGIGVGFVFRQSASTGGFDIIAMLLTHKKEFPLGAILSAMNAVVVFVSGFFVNWDAALYTMLSIFVTGKVVDAIHTRHIKLTLTIITRKGEEMKQQLLTNLVRGVTLMNGEGAYSREDRKILMTVISRYELANLKQLIQSVDPEAFVNITETVEVMGLFRRDAY; this is encoded by the coding sequence ATGTATAGAGCAATTGCTATTATAGCAGGTTCTGTGTTAATTGGATTTGCATACAATTGGTTTTTAATCCCCCATAAAGTGTTAAGCAGCGGCATTAGCGGTATTGCTATGATTATCGGAATTTTGACGCCTGCAAGCACGGGAACAATGAATTTTTTGTTGAATTTACCCCTTTTAATTATTGGTTTTATGAAGTTAGGAAAGCGGTTTGTTTTACATACGCTGCTGTCCGTTGTGGCTTTATCAATTGCTTTATACGTGATTCCCTTGAGAGCTGTTAGTACAGATCCTATTCTGTCAGCTGTTTTTGGAGGAGTTTTAACTGGAATTGGCGTAGGGTTTGTTTTTCGTCAGTCGGCTTCGACAGGTGGATTTGATATTATTGCGATGCTTCTTACGCATAAAAAAGAATTTCCGCTTGGCGCTATATTATCAGCGATGAATGCCGTAGTTGTATTTGTTTCAGGTTTTTTTGTGAACTGGGACGCGGCTTTATATACGATGCTTTCGATTTTCGTGACTGGAAAAGTAGTGGATGCGATTCATACTCGCCATATTAAGCTCACGTTAACCATCATTACGAGAAAAGGCGAAGAGATGAAGCAGCAGCTTCTTACCAATTTGGTGCGCGGCGTGACGTTAATGAACGGTGAAGGAGCTTATTCAAGAGAAGACCGTAAAATATTAATGACGGTGATTTCGCGCTATGAACTTGCAAATCTCAAACAGTTAATTCAATCTGTGGATCCTGAAGCTTTCGTGAATATTACGGAAACGGTAGAAGTAATGGGGCTGTTTCGACGGGATGCCTATTAA
- a CDS encoding GTPase domain-containing protein: MTVEYQLTKKKYYETFMQENENQPPVKVLGQAYYEEQQKEWYDLSLIRLAQGEVYFHNQDFESAIFKWENVNGEFKLWAKKNTADAHYELGLSTLAEELYLSIETDSKVLKAEIALKLFSLYTDYNNIERAYEVINELVASQPDYPNVTAIARRFYEEQEDFNSAVELAVDECIRTESLNWFAVLKAYVDKGYTANFIPNYFYQVMIAFYKVDQVYFKQLVSALWKQYKSQPPYLAWIKTINDIFLNIEVGLYDYWQEISTLYQETYTDLMESNHSVKELHEVIPNVLTNWLKITNKSRALFPSAAVLSWNEKFPSTIDTITIENAGRLIFEARNDIDGLEYHYKLCHGIIKWANENGLEVGHTFKWWVDFLLDAHTTHLLITGTNAVTSSFVGSITEEKVPQNHETTFVFIHDDEESIQQIADQEIIPMETIDGAEQSPHQALIEVKKPFAFLDKHNCSCIVTPSFTEQEACEQDAFKYAPVADGLLFVLDAKESLLDEERELLLKIKEHAPNTPVHFVINNMDSLYNQATIERITKEFEASIGADFPQAHVLAYTPHYVSSQHHGDLAQFIKANFYYDPNDVGVEERARRLLFFIQSMLKSLVEKRNQTENHLIESIKWNEDMLVRLNGFLHRVDDLEQEKASSIVLAYHGIKEDISKKLKNKIPRLLKKSSELVKEDSDFSTVHIELNKQMNMRVEEHLQQDVLPKFRISLKDWIATSNEELIASQVDIEEVAESLNKMYNEQKLTLACDFKVLDDWRRDVNRMANRVQLDEENILLRVNPTQLLLKGAGKLFSSILQNQTLLYNQYKKYIESQDYQDITESMLAKFFMQFNLFEKNLEVDIELFFEKPKEVLKETIEETQAHINENQDVLSHMKANPEAYYDPLTLFQLRLRQYELMVKATEEVHYNV; the protein is encoded by the coding sequence ATGACGGTAGAATATCAGTTAACGAAAAAGAAATATTATGAAACGTTTATGCAAGAAAATGAAAATCAGCCGCCTGTAAAAGTCCTTGGACAAGCTTATTACGAAGAGCAGCAAAAAGAGTGGTACGACTTATCGCTCATTCGCTTAGCCCAAGGAGAAGTGTACTTCCATAACCAAGATTTTGAGTCCGCGATTTTTAAGTGGGAAAATGTAAATGGCGAATTTAAGCTGTGGGCGAAGAAAAATACAGCCGACGCGCATTATGAACTGGGGTTGTCTACGCTCGCTGAAGAGCTTTACTTATCCATTGAAACGGATTCGAAAGTATTAAAAGCTGAAATAGCGCTAAAGCTGTTTTCACTTTATACGGATTATAACAATATCGAACGAGCTTATGAAGTCATTAACGAGCTGGTTGCTTCTCAGCCGGATTATCCAAACGTCACGGCAATTGCGCGAAGATTTTATGAAGAGCAAGAAGATTTTAATAGCGCAGTGGAGCTTGCGGTAGATGAGTGTATTCGAACAGAATCGCTAAATTGGTTTGCGGTATTAAAGGCTTACGTAGATAAAGGATATACAGCAAACTTTATCCCTAACTATTTTTATCAAGTGATGATTGCATTTTACAAAGTGGATCAAGTGTATTTCAAACAGCTTGTCTCAGCTTTATGGAAACAATATAAGAGCCAGCCTCCTTATCTTGCTTGGATTAAAACCATCAATGATATTTTCTTGAATATTGAAGTGGGCCTCTATGATTATTGGCAAGAGATTTCAACTCTTTATCAAGAGACGTACACCGACTTAATGGAAAGTAATCATTCTGTAAAAGAATTGCATGAAGTCATTCCAAACGTATTAACAAACTGGCTTAAAATTACAAATAAGTCACGTGCATTATTTCCGTCTGCAGCCGTGCTTTCATGGAATGAAAAGTTTCCGTCAACTATCGATACAATCACCATCGAAAATGCAGGCAGATTAATTTTTGAGGCGCGTAACGACATTGATGGTCTCGAATATCACTACAAGCTTTGCCATGGCATTATTAAATGGGCCAATGAAAATGGTTTAGAAGTGGGACACACGTTTAAATGGTGGGTAGATTTTCTATTAGATGCTCATACGACACACTTATTAATTACAGGAACAAATGCCGTAACTTCATCATTTGTGGGATCGATTACAGAAGAAAAGGTACCGCAAAATCACGAAACAACCTTTGTGTTCATTCATGATGATGAAGAATCTATCCAGCAAATCGCTGATCAAGAAATCATTCCGATGGAAACGATTGACGGAGCGGAGCAATCTCCTCACCAGGCGCTTATAGAAGTGAAAAAACCTTTTGCGTTCCTTGATAAGCATAATTGTTCATGCATTGTTACGCCAAGCTTTACAGAACAAGAGGCATGTGAGCAGGATGCATTTAAGTATGCTCCTGTAGCAGATGGTTTACTGTTTGTGCTTGATGCAAAAGAATCGCTGCTTGATGAAGAAAGAGAATTATTGCTGAAGATTAAAGAGCATGCGCCAAATACGCCAGTTCATTTTGTTATCAACAATATGGACAGTCTTTATAATCAAGCAACGATTGAGCGAATTACAAAAGAATTTGAAGCAAGCATTGGAGCTGATTTCCCGCAGGCGCATGTGTTAGCCTATACGCCTCACTACGTATCGAGTCAGCACCACGGAGACTTGGCTCAGTTTATTAAAGCTAATTTCTATTACGATCCAAACGACGTTGGAGTAGAAGAGCGTGCGCGCAGACTGCTGTTCTTCATTCAAAGCATGCTAAAGAGCTTAGTGGAGAAGAGAAATCAAACAGAAAATCATTTGATTGAAAGCATTAAATGGAACGAAGATATGCTTGTGCGATTAAATGGCTTCTTGCATCGAGTGGATGACTTAGAACAAGAAAAAGCGAGTAGTATTGTTTTGGCTTATCACGGCATCAAAGAGGATATTAGCAAAAAGCTAAAAAATAAAATTCCTCGTTTACTCAAAAAGTCTTCAGAATTAGTGAAGGAAGACAGTGATTTTAGTACGGTTCATATTGAGCTGAATAAACAAATGAATATGCGCGTGGAAGAGCACTTGCAGCAAGATGTCCTACCCAAGTTCCGCATTTCTTTAAAGGACTGGATTGCTACATCAAATGAAGAGCTGATTGCGAGTCAAGTAGATATTGAAGAAGTAGCAGAGTCATTAAATAAGATGTACAATGAGCAAAAATTAACGTTAGCCTGCGATTTTAAAGTGCTGGACGACTGGCGCCGCGACGTTAATCGTATGGCTAATCGGGTTCAGCTGGATGAAGAAAATATTTTACTTCGCGTTAATCCAACGCAGCTCTTGTTAAAAGGAGCAGGAAAACTGTTTTCTTCCATTCTTCAAAACCAAACGCTGCTTTATAATCAATATAAAAAGTACATTGAAAGTCAAGACTATCAAGATATCACAGAATCTATGCTGGCAAAGTTTTTTATGCAATTTAATTTATTTGAGAAAAATTTAGAAGTTGATATTGAACTATTCTTTGAAAAGCCAAAAGAGGTTTTAAAAGAAACGATTGAAGAAACACAGGCGCATATTAATGAAAATCAAGACGTGTTAAGTCATATGAAAGCCAATCCTGAAGCTTACTATGATCCGTTAACATTATTCCAGCTTCGCTTGCGTCAGTATGAGTTAATGGTTAAAGCTACAGAAGAAGTACACTACAACGTATAA
- a CDS encoding helix-turn-helix domain-containing protein: MYLTIKEAAEYLSFPEEYVKKLIQEGKVRAIFDGENYLLNKEQFNTHLEQMEKYKKQIEEYLNDPIPEDMDVKDED, encoded by the coding sequence ATGTATTTAACGATAAAAGAAGCAGCAGAGTATCTATCTTTTCCTGAAGAATATGTGAAGAAATTGATTCAAGAAGGAAAAGTACGAGCTATATTTGATGGTGAAAACTACTTATTAAATAAAGAGCAGTTTAACACTCATTTAGAGCAAATGGAAAAGTACAAAAAACAAATTGAAGAATACCTAAATGATCCTATCCCTGAAGATATGGACGTAAAAGATGAAGATTGA
- a CDS encoding BMP family ABC transporter substrate-binding protein, with protein sequence MQRSRQLRLILLLALIVVASFLIIIISKTHGIISQQTTKKVENTSVAILTSDVLTDQSWGSLAYKGKINIEQQHPVAAQVISEVNTNQKMKEAAEKVIGNGTKVVIGHGREFSTVFTELAPKYPHVHFVTIHGTSRYKNQTVYTFDQTKIEHLAGTAAAMKTKTKKIGLIDTFAKEKNPGFEQGIKAYDSSIAFDYRVVNSRDDGAKAVKLLRELKNQGVDIVYAKGNSYNQEVIQEAKAQGMYVIGYLDDQAYMGRSVILTSVINDVPQAYNVIMKDYFSKKGLPSGEVTLDARDGVYKLAPFGPMYSKREKQILYSKVRMSTQPK encoded by the coding sequence ATGCAACGATCAAGACAGTTAAGGCTGATTTTATTGCTTGCCCTGATTGTTGTCGCTTCGTTTTTAATTATTATTATTTCGAAAACACACGGGATTATAAGTCAGCAAACGACAAAAAAAGTAGAAAACACAAGCGTTGCAATTCTCACCTCTGATGTACTGACAGATCAAAGCTGGGGCAGTCTAGCTTATAAAGGGAAAATCAACATTGAGCAGCAGCACCCTGTTGCGGCTCAAGTTATTAGCGAAGTAAATACGAACCAAAAAATGAAGGAAGCTGCTGAAAAAGTTATTGGAAATGGAACAAAAGTCGTAATTGGACATGGAAGAGAATTTTCTACCGTTTTTACAGAACTCGCTCCTAAGTATCCTCATGTTCATTTCGTCACCATTCACGGTACTTCAAGGTATAAAAACCAAACTGTATATACATTTGATCAAACAAAAATAGAGCATCTGGCAGGCACGGCAGCTGCCATGAAGACAAAAACGAAAAAAATTGGATTAATTGATACATTTGCAAAAGAAAAGAATCCAGGATTTGAACAAGGAATCAAAGCGTATGATTCATCAATTGCTTTTGATTATCGAGTTGTAAACAGCCGAGACGATGGAGCAAAAGCAGTAAAGCTGCTTCGTGAGTTGAAAAATCAAGGGGTCGATATCGTCTATGCTAAAGGAAATTCGTATAATCAAGAAGTTATTCAAGAAGCAAAAGCACAAGGAATGTACGTAATAGGATATTTAGATGATCAGGCGTACATGGGTAGGTCTGTTATTTTAACCAGTGTGATCAATGATGTTCCTCAAGCTTACAACGTGATTATGAAAGACTATTTCAGTAAAAAGGGTCTTCCATCTGGGGAAGTCACACTTGACGCCCGGGACGGTGTCTATAAACTTGCGCCTTTTGGACCGATGTACAGTAAACGGGAAAAACAAATTTTATATTCGAAAGTTAGAATGTCTACACAGCCGAAGTAA